GCTCCAGAAGGCCGGCCAGGCACGCGCCAAGGGCCTTCTCGAGCTCGACGCATTGGAGCCCGCCGTCGTCCTGCCGCTCGCGGCGCTCGCCCTCGGCAGGAGCGCGCCGGCCGACGGCCCGGCGTTCACGGGCCTCGAGGTCTTCGGCTCGGGCTTCCGGTACTACAAGCAGGGCCAGCCGTTCCTCGAGGTCCTCGCGACAACCGAGGGTCCGACGCGCCGGTACGCCCTGCCTGAGCAGGCCGTCGAGCGCGCGCCCCAACTCGAGCTCCCGGACGAGCCGCCGGGCTGGGAGGACCGCCGTTTCGCCCTCACGTTGCGGGGCCGCGACGCGCTCAACCCGATGACCGCCCTGCACATGAGCTTCCGTTCCGAGCACGGCGCCGAAGGTCAACGCCTCCTCGAAGGGCTCGGCAAGGGCGAGACCCTCGGCCGCACCGCCGACGCGCTCGGCCTGGAGCTGGGCGACATGCGACTGTGGCTCGAGCGGCTTGAGGGTTCCGGCATGCTGCGCGAGGTGGCGGTCCGCTGAGCCTGCCGAGCGCCCGACTCGTCGGCCGCGGCTAGCGGCGGCGCTCTAGCCTGCCCGGCGCGCGTCCAGCCCGCCGCCGAGCAGGGCAAGACGCGCGTGAGAAGGGCGTCGGCGCCTCGAGCCGTTTCTTGACGTATCCTAGTCGGGCTTTGAACGAGCCCAAGGAGTACGTCACCGTGGTCGAGCGCACCGACGAGGTCTCGCTACGCGATCTCTACCTCATCTTCCGTCGCGGCTTCCGGCTGATCGCGGCGGTCGCACTGGTGGCGGCCGGCGCGGCGTTCGCGTACCTCTCGACCAAGCCCGGGTCCTACGTTGCCAGCGCCACTGTCCAGGTCACGGCCCCGCAGCCGACCACGTCAGGGGAACTGGCGAGCCTGGTCCCCCAGGTGGGCATGGGCATGCAGTCGTACACGTCGTTGGCGATGTCGAACGCGGTACTGGCCGAGGCGCTAGAGGAAGCCGCGGCCGCACGCGCGCGGCGGGAGGCAGGCGGGGACCAGGGTGCCGAGGAGGAGACGGCGGGGGCAGTGACCGCTGGAGCAGCGGCGGCGGCGCAGGCCACCACGACGCAAGCCACCCCGACGCAGACCGACGGCCCGCCCACCCAGACGACCGACACGGAAGCGCTGAAGCGGTTGCTACAGAGCCTCAAGCTCACTGCCATCGACACGTCCAACCAGTCGCGTGGGCAGCTCACCATCCAGCACATGGCCACGGCCGACAGCTCGGCGCAAGCCGCCGACCTCGCCAACGGCTGGGCCCAGGCGGGCGCGCGGGCGGCGACCGAGGCGATGCGCGGCGCCGTCGACGTCGCGGTCACAGCGGCCACGCGGGAGCTGGCGGCGCGGGAAACTGCGCTCGCCGTCGCCAGGGACGCCTGGACGGCCTTCCTGAAGGACGACGCCAGGCCGGCGCTGCAGAGCCAGCTGGCGCAGCTGGCCACCCAGCAGGCGGCCGCACGCTCGCGCCTCGCCGAGTTGGACACCCTGATCGTGTCGAACGGAGCGAGGCAGGCGCTCCTCTCGGCCGCCGCCGCGGCGCGCACGGAGGCGTCACCCGAACCGTTGGATGCGCAGGTCAGGACGCTGGTCGACGCGGGCGTGCTGGACGCCGCCACGGCCGCCGGCTTCGCGGCCGCCATCGCCCAACTCCCGGCGGGCGTGGCCACGGGGGACCATAGCGTCCTCGCGCTCGTCAGCCGCGCGCGCCTCGAGTCGCTGGCGGCGGACCTGGCCGGCCAGGTGGCCGAGCGCGACCAGCTGCAGAACGACTCCGACAGGGCCGAGAGGGAGGCGACGGTGCTGCGTGAACGCCTCGCCGACCTGGAGCTGCGCGCCGCGACCCCGCAAGACGCCTTGCGGAACGCGACGGCCGCGTACGACCGCGTTGCCGCCGTCATGCCGCTTCTCACCCTCCAGCAGGGCATGGTCGATGACGCCGCGCGCGTGATCATCGGCGCATCGCAACCGTTGGAGCCCAAGCCCAGGAACCGCCTAACGATCACCGTGGCCGCCTTCCTCGTCGGCGGGCTGCTCGCCACGCTCTTCGTGTTCCTGCGGGCGGCCGTGGCGGAGCCGGCGGCACCCCCCCGCGCGCGCGTCGCGGCCACGGGCGGCGGCAACCCCTTCAGCAGTCAGGTGCCTACCGCTACGGGCATGCGCGACTCGCAACCGCACCGGTCTCGACACCAGGAGGGTTAGGGAGATCGTGTCGCCTTCTCTGCAAGCCAGCGATCTGTTATTGACCGGTGGAAGCGGAAGACTTGGGCGGGAACTCATCGCCCTCCTGCCGGGCGCCCTCGCACCGAATTCACGCGAGCTGGACGTGACGGACGCAGACCAGACCGTACGGGTGATCGCATCTTCCAGACCGAGCGTCGTCGTCCACTGCGCCGGGTACACCGACGTCCGCGGCGCCGAGACCGCACGCGAGCGATGCTGGCTGGTAAACGTAGTGGGTACGCGCAACGTTGCGCGTGCGGCGAGGGAGACCGGCGCGCAATTAGTGCATATCTCCACGGACTACGTGTTCTACGGGGACCGTGGCGGCTACCGCGAGGGTGACGTGCCCGGGCCCGTGCGCAACTACTACTCGCTGACGAAGCTCGTGGCCGAGGAAGCAGTAAGGGCACTGCGCGGCTCCCTCGTCGTGCGTACGAGCTTCAGACCCCGCGTGTGGCCGTATCCAACGGCCTTCGACGACCTCTACACGTCTCAGGACTACGTCGACGTGATAGCCCCGCTACTTGTCGAGTTGATCATGCATCTAGGCCAGATCGAGGACGACACCCTCCACCTCGCCACCGAGCGCAAGAGCGTGTACGAGTTGGCTGTGCGTAGGGCTCCCGAGGTACGTCGTGCGAGCAGGGTGGAGGCAGGCGTGCCTCTACCGCATGACGTCTCACTCGACGTGACGCGCTTTTGTCAGCTACGCGCTCAATGGCGTCAACGGGAAGGCAACTAACGTTTTGAACGTAACCTCTCTAGCAATCCCGGATGTCAAGCTCTTGACCCCTTCCGTGAAGCCGGACTCGCGCGGCTTCTTCCTCGAGCGGTGGAACGAGGCGACATTCAGGGAGGCAGGACTGCCGCTGCGGTTCGTGCAGGACAATCACTCGCGCTCCACGCACGGGGTTTTGCGCGGTCTGCACTTCCAGGCTGGTATGCATGCGCAAGGCAAGCTCGTAGGTGTGGCTCGCGGGGGCATACTGGACGTGGCGGTCGATCTGCGGCGCGGGTCGGCTACCTTCGGCAGCTGGGTAAGCGCCGTGCTTGACGATGTCAACTTGCAGCAACTATGGGTGCCGGCCGGGTTCGCCCACGGTTTCCTGGTACTCTCGGAGGTGGCCGACGTGCTGTACAAGACCGACTACCCGTACACGCCCGAGGCGGATGGGGGCGTGCGCTGGGATGATCCCGACATCGGTGTCGACTGGGGCGTCGCGGGTCCGGTTCTCTCGGCTAAGGACGCCAAGCTACCGTTCCTCACCGACCTAGAATCGTTCCCGGAAGGGCGCCGATGACCACTTATCTCGTGACAGGCGCCGCCGGCTTCATAGGCTCGGCCCTAGTACGCCAACTGACCGCCGGAGGCGGCAAGCGCGTCGTGAGCGTAGATGCCTTTACCTATGCCGCCGACCCAGAGCGCCTGCGAGCGGCTGGAAGCGCTTCCAACCACCGTCTCGTGAAGCTCGACATAAACGACGTATCCGGCATGACCGCCCTACTCGCAGAAGAACGGCCCATGGCCATCTTCCACCTCGCCGCCGAGACGCACGTAGATCGCTCGATCGACGGACCGCGCGCTTTTCTACAGGCCAACACGACCGGCACCTTCAACCTGCTCGAGTCAGTTAGACGTTACTGGGAAACCCTGCCACCGAGCGAGCGTGCCGCGTTCCGAATGGTCAACGTGAGCACGGACGAGGTCTACGGGAGCTTGGGTCCCAATGGAACGTTCGACGAGGGCAGCCCCTACGATCCGCGCTCCCCATACAGTGCCAGCAAGGCCGGCGCCGACCACTTCGCAAACGCTTATTTCCACACCTTCGGCTTACCGGTGATGACTACACACGCCTCAAACAACTACGGCCCGTTCCAGTTCCCGGAAAAGTTAGTGCCCCTAGCTATTAGCCGTGCCCTGGCAGGCGAGAGTGTTCCCATGTACGGCGATGGCATGCAGGTCCGCGACTGGCTCCACGTCGACGATCATGCTCGCGGGCTCGTAACGGTAGTCGAACGCGGTGAACCGGGCGCCACATACCTGATGGGCGGTGGCCACGAACTGCCGAACCGCATCCTTCTCGAACAGCTCCTCGGCCACCTCAACGATCTCGTGCCCGGCCGGAGTGACCATCGTCTCCTGATCAAGAGCGTCACCGACCGGCCCGGCCACGACCGCCGCTACGCAGTCGATTCGAGCCGCGCTGAGAACGAGCTCGGTTGGCGGAGGCTGATAACGTTCGACGATGGACTACGAGACACCGTTCAGTGGTATGTAGAGAACCAAGCTTGGGTACGGGCCGTTACGGAGCGCTACGACCTTGGGCGTCTCGGATTAGGAGCGAATCCCACAGGAGCACGTTCAGTATGAGCCGGCGTGGGATCGTATTGGCTGGCGGAGCGGGCACACGCCTCTACCCTGCCACTCTGGCAGTGAGCAAGCAACTCCTGCCGGTTTACGACAAACCGATGGTCTATTACCCACTCACTACGTTGATGCTGGCAGGGATCCGCGAGGTGCTCGTGATCTCGACCCCGCGCGATCTTCCAGCATTCCGCGAGCTTCTCGGCACCGGTGATAAGTGGGGCATGCGCTTCGATTTCGCAGTTCAGGAGCGGCCGGCGGGTATCGCTCAGGCGCTGCTGATAGGCTCGCGCTTCGTTGGTGATAGCGCTTCTGCGCTAGTCCTGGGCGATAACCTCTTCCATGGCCACGGGCTCGCAGAGATGCTTGGCACCGCTAACGAGCGCGTCGCAGAAGCATCGGTGTTCGGCTACCAGGTGAGCGACCCCGAACGCTACGGCGTCGTGGCGTTCGACGGGGCGGGGCGCGCCACCAGTATCGAGGAGAAGCCGGCCGCGCCGCGCAGCCGTTACGCCGTCACCGGCCTCTACTTCTACCCGGCCGGCGTCGCGGAGGAGGCGCGCCGGCTGCGGCCCTCGCAGCGCGGCGAGCTCGAGATCACGGACCTGAACCTCGCTTACCTGCGGCAAGGGCGCCTGCGCGTCGAGCTGCTCGGCCAGGGCATGGCGTGGTTGGACACGGGCACGCACGAGAGCTACCTGCAGGCCTCCAACTACGTTGAGACGCTCGAGGCGCGGCAGGGCGTGAAGATCGGCTGCCCGGAGGAGGTCGCGTTCAGGAACGGCTGGATAGGCGCCGAGCAGCTGGAGGGCCTCGCCGACACGATGCGCGGGAGCGGGTACGGGCGGTACCTGCTGGGGTTGGTGGAGAGGTAGACGCGACCGCACGCCGAACGGTGCCTGAGCGCGCCAAGGACAGGGCGGTCTTCCGGAGCGCGGCGCAGCCAACGCGAACGTGAGAGGGGAGCGAACGCGAATCGGTAAGCGTAGTTAACGCAAATCGGTAAGCGAGGCGAACGCAAAAAGTACATCGGCATGAGCGCAAAAGTGATAGCCTCAGCCATGCCGGCCTATCTGCCACGCATCGTGGACAGGGCGATCGCCGAAGCACTCAAGTCCTTCGGCGCCGTGATCCTGCAGGGCCCGCGAGCTGTGGGAAAGACCACCAGCGGCCTCCACGCCGCAGCCAGCTCGGTCCGGCTCGATGCTTCACCGGAGCTGATCACGCTGGCCACGATCTCCCCGGAGACGCTGCTGGAAGGCGCGATACCCCGCCTGATCGACGAATGGCAGCTAGCCCCTGCTCTTTGGAACGCCGTCAGGCACGAGGTCGACCTCCGGGGCGGCCCGGGGCAGTTCATCCTCACGGGATCGGCGACGCCAGCCGACGACCATACGCGCCATAGCGGGGCCGGGCGCTTCCGCCGTATCACGCTGAGGCCGATGACGCTCGCGGAGAGCGGCGACAGCGCTGGAACCGTGAGCCTAGACGCCCTCTTCGGAGGGAAGAGCGTGGCGGCGTTGGGCGGTCCTACCGTGCCGCAGTACGCGAAGTTGATCGCGCGGGGCGGCTGGCCGTCGCTGGTGCGCCAGAGCACCAGATCGGCGCGCGGCTACCTTACGAGCTACCTGGAAGACATCGCGCGCGTCGACCTGCCGGCCAGTGAGCTAGTGGTGGACCCAGTACGGATGCTCGCCTTGATGCGGGCTCTGGCACGCAACGTGGCCACCGAGATCTCGGCGGCCCAGCTCGGGGTGGAGGCGGAGATCGAGGAACGGAGCGACCCGGCCAAAGGCATCTCCGCACGCAGCGTTAGGAAGTACCTAGACGCGCTCAGTAGGGTGTTCGTAGTAGAGGAGCAGCCCGCGTGGGCTCCGCACCTGCGCTCGAGGGTACGGTTGAGGGTGAAACCGAAGTGGCACTTCGTCGATCCGTCCCTGGCCGCCGCAGCTCTGGGCGCCGGTCCCGAGAACCTCATGGCAGACCTCAACACGCTCGGGCTCCTGTTCGAGTCGTTGTGCGTGCGCGACCTGCGGGTCTATGCCGATGCCCTCGGTGGCAGCGTGTA
This is a stretch of genomic DNA from Trueperaceae bacterium. It encodes these proteins:
- the rfbC gene encoding dTDP-4-dehydrorhamnose 3,5-epimerase, which gives rise to MTPSVKPDSRGFFLERWNEATFREAGLPLRFVQDNHSRSTHGVLRGLHFQAGMHAQGKLVGVARGGILDVAVDLRRGSATFGSWVSAVLDDVNLQQLWVPAGFAHGFLVLSEVADVLYKTDYPYTPEADGGVRWDDPDIGVDWGVAGPVLSAKDAKLPFLTDLESFPEGRR
- the rfbB gene encoding dTDP-glucose 4,6-dehydratase, with amino-acid sequence MTTYLVTGAAGFIGSALVRQLTAGGGKRVVSVDAFTYAADPERLRAAGSASNHRLVKLDINDVSGMTALLAEERPMAIFHLAAETHVDRSIDGPRAFLQANTTGTFNLLESVRRYWETLPPSERAAFRMVNVSTDEVYGSLGPNGTFDEGSPYDPRSPYSASKAGADHFANAYFHTFGLPVMTTHASNNYGPFQFPEKLVPLAISRALAGESVPMYGDGMQVRDWLHVDDHARGLVTVVERGEPGATYLMGGGHELPNRILLEQLLGHLNDLVPGRSDHRLLIKSVTDRPGHDRRYAVDSSRAENELGWRRLITFDDGLRDTVQWYVENQAWVRAVTERYDLGRLGLGANPTGARSV
- a CDS encoding NAD(P)-dependent oxidoreductase; this encodes MSPSLQASDLLLTGGSGRLGRELIALLPGALAPNSRELDVTDADQTVRVIASSRPSVVVHCAGYTDVRGAETARERCWLVNVVGTRNVARAARETGAQLVHISTDYVFYGDRGGYREGDVPGPVRNYYSLTKLVAEEAVRALRGSLVVRTSFRPRVWPYPTAFDDLYTSQDYVDVIAPLLVELIMHLGQIEDDTLHLATERKSVYELAVRRAPEVRRASRVEAGVPLPHDVSLDVTRFCQLRAQWRQREGN
- the rfbA gene encoding glucose-1-phosphate thymidylyltransferase RfbA — protein: MSRRGIVLAGGAGTRLYPATLAVSKQLLPVYDKPMVYYPLTTLMLAGIREVLVISTPRDLPAFRELLGTGDKWGMRFDFAVQERPAGIAQALLIGSRFVGDSASALVLGDNLFHGHGLAEMLGTANERVAEASVFGYQVSDPERYGVVAFDGAGRATSIEEKPAAPRSRYAVTGLYFYPAGVAEEARRLRPSQRGELEITDLNLAYLRQGRLRVELLGQGMAWLDTGTHESYLQASNYVETLEARQGVKIGCPEEVAFRNGWIGAEQLEGLADTMRGSGYGRYLLGLVER
- a CDS encoding DUF4143 domain-containing protein, yielding MPAYLPRIVDRAIAEALKSFGAVILQGPRAVGKTTSGLHAAASSVRLDASPELITLATISPETLLEGAIPRLIDEWQLAPALWNAVRHEVDLRGGPGQFILTGSATPADDHTRHSGAGRFRRITLRPMTLAESGDSAGTVSLDALFGGKSVAALGGPTVPQYAKLIARGGWPSLVRQSTRSARGYLTSYLEDIARVDLPASELVVDPVRMLALMRALARNVATEISAAQLGVEAEIEERSDPAKGISARSVRKYLDALSRVFVVEEQPAWAPHLRSRVRLRVKPKWHFVDPSLAAAALGAGPENLMADLNTLGLLFESLCVRDLRVYADALGGSVYHYRDDSGLEIDIIVELNDGTWSAFEVKLGGEAHIESAASNLKKLQGKVSARRAEQLRSLNVITAGKVSLTRPDGVNVVALGHLTAS
- a CDS encoding Wzz/FepE/Etk N-terminal domain-containing protein, whose product is MNEPKEYVTVVERTDEVSLRDLYLIFRRGFRLIAAVALVAAGAAFAYLSTKPGSYVASATVQVTAPQPTTSGELASLVPQVGMGMQSYTSLAMSNAVLAEALEEAAAARARREAGGDQGAEEETAGAVTAGAAAAAQATTTQATPTQTDGPPTQTTDTEALKRLLQSLKLTAIDTSNQSRGQLTIQHMATADSSAQAADLANGWAQAGARAATEAMRGAVDVAVTAATRELAARETALAVARDAWTAFLKDDARPALQSQLAQLATQQAAARSRLAELDTLIVSNGARQALLSAAAAARTEASPEPLDAQVRTLVDAGVLDAATAAGFAAAIAQLPAGVATGDHSVLALVSRARLESLAADLAGQVAERDQLQNDSDRAEREATVLRERLADLELRAATPQDALRNATAAYDRVAAVMPLLTLQQGMVDDAARVIIGASQPLEPKPRNRLTITVAAFLVGGLLATLFVFLRAAVAEPAAPPRARVAATGGGNPFSSQVPTATGMRDSQPHRSRHQEG